GGAATCTCGCCAACCGATTTTATTACTTCGTTATCTTCTTCGCCTTTCCCGGCCGGAACCAATTCGTGCGGCAGGTTGGGCAGTTGTACCTGCAAATCGTAAACTTTTTCTTCAATAGCTGCAAAATCAGTATCAAAGTTTTTAATGCTTTCTTTTAGCTCGGCAGTACGGGCCTTGGCAGCATTGGCTTCTTCGTGTTTGCCTTCGCGGAAAAGCTGGCCTATTTCTTTCGAAATTTTATTCATCTCAGCTTTTGCCGAATCAGCTTCGCCTTGCAGTTTGTTTTTCTTAGCGTAAAGATCTATGATGTTTGAAACAATTTCCGAAGCATCGAAATTTTTACGTTTTAGTTTTTCAACTACTAACTCCGGGTTGTCTTGTATAAATTTTAAGTTGAGCATAGCTTTCTGTTTTTATGCAGCGCAAATGTAATAGTAAAAGTTTAAACTTTTATGATTCGGGTTCAGAGTTTGAAGTAAGGCCTTTAAAGTTTAAAGAAAAGTTGAAAGAACAAAAAAACTCCTGCCGAAACCGACAGGAGCTTTCCAATTTTTTTTGAGGGGAAAACCCTCTGGTCTATCAATATCTTAAGCCAAACCTTTAGCTTCTTCAATCCATGGTTGTGGATCTTTTGAAGCGTAACGGCTTCCTGCAGCTTCAAGTACTTTCTGAATTGCTTCAACCGAAGCGGCAGCAACTTCAGCGTAAGTGGTAAAACCACCTTCAACCAATACTTCAGCTAGTTTAGGACCTACACCTGTTAATTTAGTAAGATCGTCGCCTTTAGCTTCAGCTTTTGGCGCTTCTTCTTTCACTTCTTCAACAACCGGAGCTGCTTCTTTTTTAGGAGCTGCTTTTACAGGAGCTTCTGCAACTGCAACATCTGCATCAACAACCGGAGCTACCGATACATAAGAGCGGTTATTTCTTCTTTTTCTGAAAACAACAGTTCCGTCGATCAATGCAAATAATGTATGGTCTTTACCCATACCTACATTGTCGCCTGCAAAATGTTGAGTACCACGCTGGCGTACTAAAATATTACCAGCTTTTGCAAACTGACCTCCGTAAATTTTTACTCCCAGTCGTTTACTTTCCGATTCGCGTCCGTTTTTCGAACTACCTACACCTTTTTTGTGAGCCATGGTAAATTTTTTTTATTCGTTATCCAACTATGGTTTCTACTTGAATTTGAGTAAACTGCTGACGGTGACCATTTTTCTTTTTGTAACCCTTACGGCGTTTCTTTTTGAAAACAATCACTTTCTCGCCTTTCACATGTTCCAGCACCTTGGCTGTAACTTTTGCACCTTCTACGGTTGGTGTTCCAACGGCAACTGTGCCATCGTTATCAACCAGTAAAACTTTGTCGAAATCAACCGATGCTCCTTCTTCTGCATCCAGGTGATGTACGAAAAGTTTTTTGTCTTTTTCTACTTTGAATTGCTGTCCTGCAATTTCAACAATCGCGTACATAATTTCACTTTTAATGTTTACACCGTCAGGCGGATTTCCTAATGGATTTCACTTATCTGAGCCTGAACGATTCAAAATTCGGACTGCAAAAGTAGTTATTTTTAGATAATTAGCAAATAATGAAGGGTTTTATTTGGGATTGTTTTATTTCTTTTATCTGGTGGGTAATCCGAACCATAAAATAAAGCAATATTTTAAAACATTCGCTGAAGAATTTATGCTTTGCTTTTGATTTTTAGTCAAGGGGTTTGAACAGGCTTCTGTAGGGTCAGAATTTAATTCATAATCTTCTCTACAATAAACAAAAAGTCAACCTTGGCGGTTGCCCCCATCGGCCTGAATATGGGCTTTACATTGGGAACGATTGAGACTACTTCACCGTGCAAACGGTTTAAAAACTGTTCGAGTTTTAACTGGTCTTCCTTCATGTTTAACTCGAAATGGTGTACTTTGTATTTCATGGTTGCCGATTTTTGGTTACCTAACTTTGAGTGCTGTTGTAGGTTTAACTTGTATACGGGCCTGCATCAATTTCTTTACAGATTTTGATGATTTTTTCTGATGCAGGCCACTTAGCTGATATCGACTGTTTGATTAAAGCTTAACTAAAATCACAAGGAGTATCAGGAACCCAATAATTAAGGCCAGAGCGAGCAATAATTTTTGGGTTCGGTCTTGTTTTCGTTGCAGTTCTATGTTTTCTGAAACCAGTTTCAGGTTGTCGTCATTGAGGTCGTTGAGGCATGTTTCAAGATGTTTTATATGGTATTTTATTTGTCCGTGGTTAATAATGAAATTGAATACAATGCCAAAAACAATAAAACCCAAAAATACAATAAAGTCTACGCCGCTTAGCGGGCGAACATAACCGTAGGTGCTGTAAAAGTAGGCCAACGATCCGGCAATAAAAACAAACAAATAGGTGCACGAAACGGAAAGTAGCGTGCTAAACATCCTGGTTTTTAAATAGGTAAGCATCGAAACCAATTTTGCGCGCGTATTTTGCCCATTATCGGCGGCTTCAGCAAAGCGGTTCA
Above is a genomic segment from uncultured Draconibacterium sp. containing:
- the rplU gene encoding 50S ribosomal protein L21, translating into MYAIVEIAGQQFKVEKDKKLFVHHLDAEEGASVDFDKVLLVDNDGTVAVGTPTVEGAKVTAKVLEHVKGEKVIVFKKKRRKGYKKKNGHRQQFTQIQVETIVG
- a CDS encoding helix-hairpin-helix domain-containing protein; this encodes MKEEAPKAEAKGDDLTKLTGVGPKLAEVLVEGGFTTYAEVAAASVEAIQKVLEAAGSRYASKDPQPWIEEAKGLA